The Novosphingobium terrae genome segment AACGAGCTGCGCGCCGATGATCAGCGCATCCGCCGCATGGTCAGCGAACTCCTGCAACGCAGCCGCAAGGCGCTGAGCGAAGCCGAAGCCCGCTATCGCCGCGAGCGTTTCCCCGCGCCCAGCCGCGCCCAGCCCTTCCCGCCGCCCGAAGCTCAGGCCGACGCGCGGCGGCTGGAGGCCTTGGCGGGCGCGGTCAGCGCGCTGGACGGGCAGATCGCTCACCTGCCCGTGCCCGGCAATGATTTCATGACCCAGCGCTACCGCAATGAGGCCGAAACGCTGCGGCAACTGGCGGAAAAGGATGTCGAACTGGCCGAAGCCGCGCATGGCCTGCTGACGCTGGTCGAGGGGCTGGATCTGGGCGCGATCCTGCCCGCCGCCTCACAGATCGAAAACGCCATCGAGGCCTTGCGTCGCAAGATTCTGGAACGCCAGACTTTGCTTGTTTAATTCTGGGAGAACACAGACAGAGGGATGCTCTTCGCCATCGCCCGGTAACCTTCGGGCGATGGGTGGAGATGATCGCCACTGTCATAGGCGGGCAGCAGGCGGTCGGGCCGGGCCGGATCGCGCATGGCAGAATCGAAATCCACCACCGCGTCGAAATGGCCCTTTTCCCGAATCCAGCGGTTGACGGCCTGCCGGTCCGTCTCATTGCGCGCATCGGGGTGGTAATAGGCATTGCCCATAAAGGGCAGCACCGTCGCGCCGATCGCCTTGATCCCCCGCCCATGCGCCCGCGCGATGATCTGGCGATAGGCGCCGATCATCTGCGCAACCAGCGCCTGATGCGCTGCCTCATCCACCGGAGCGTCGCGGGTCAGCGTGCCGATATCGTTGATGCCTTCCAGCACCACCACCCAGCCGGCGCCCGGCTGCACCAGCACATCGCGGTCCAGCCGTGAGAGCGCATTGGGGCCCAGCCCGTCATGCAGCAGCCGGTTGCCGCCGATGCCCTGATTGACGATGGCGAGGCCGCGCGTCGCCGGATCGGCCTGCAGGCGGCGGGCCAGATCATCGGTCCAGCGGTCATTGGCGTCATCGGTGGCGCCATGGCCGTCGGTGATGGAATCGCCCAGCGCCACGATCAGGCGCGGCGCCTCGCAGCGTGAAACCTCCAGCCCGGAAAGCGTGAACCAGTGCTGGAACGTCTTTGCCCCTGCCAGATCGGCATCACCCAGATGATCGCCCGCCAGCAGCCATGAGGTGGCGCGCGATCCGGGGTGAGAGGTCTGCCCCTGTGGATCCTGCGCATAATGCAGGGTGATTGCCAGATCGTCGAAAGCGCGGATGGGCAGAGCGACGGGATCGGAAAGATACTCCGCCCCGGCGGGGATGGTCACGCCCGCCTGCCCGTCAAAGCGCAGCGCAATCAGCGAGGCCGGATCGATCGCCGCGCTGCCCGCCTTCACCGCACGGGCCAGAGTGGCACCATCGATGCGCAAAGGCGCCGTGCCATTCACATTGGAGAGCCTGATGCGCAGCCCCGTCCCGCCGATGGAAGGGCGGATGATCTGCCGCAGCGTCGCCCCGCCGAAACTGCCAGCAGGCAAGGCATTGTCCCCCGTGGGCACCATCTGCGAGGACGCCCAGCCTGCCACCCATTGCGGCGCGCATGGCGCCGCATGGGCCGCGAAAGGCGACAGGGCCAGCACCGAAGCAAGCGCGGCGCGCAGGGCAGGATTCATCAGCATCACCTCCGGCATACGGA includes the following:
- a CDS encoding SGNH/GDSL hydrolase family protein, whose translation is MNPALRAALASVLALSPFAAHAAPCAPQWVAGWASSQMVPTGDNALPAGSFGGATLRQIIRPSIGGTGLRIRLSNVNGTAPLRIDGATLARAVKAGSAAIDPASLIALRFDGQAGVTIPAGAEYLSDPVALPIRAFDDLAITLHYAQDPQGQTSHPGSRATSWLLAGDHLGDADLAGAKTFQHWFTLSGLEVSRCEAPRLIVALGDSITDGHGATDDANDRWTDDLARRLQADPATRGLAIVNQGIGGNRLLHDGLGPNALSRLDRDVLVQPGAGWVVVLEGINDIGTLTRDAPVDEAAHQALVAQMIGAYRQIIARAHGRGIKAIGATVLPFMGNAYYHPDARNETDRQAVNRWIREKGHFDAVVDFDSAMRDPARPDRLLPAYDSGDHLHPSPEGYRAMAKSIPLSVFSQN